In one window of Fictibacillus phosphorivorans DNA:
- the kynB gene encoding arylformamidase, with product MKFYDISMPLYNGVPGWPGDTPYHFDLAWTKEDSGSVNVGKLEMSTHTGTHIDAPYHFTDSGERVGGLDLELYVGRAMVIDLTNRKEITIESLKEKLQDGTKRVLFKTGCWKDRSVFPAEIVPLLPEAVPFLSECGVGLVGVDMPSVDPLDSKELRAHHALYEHNIQILEGLVLDEVPEGVYELVALPLALEEADGSPVRAILREITK from the coding sequence TTGAAATTCTATGACATATCGATGCCACTTTATAATGGTGTACCAGGATGGCCAGGGGATACGCCCTATCATTTCGATCTTGCTTGGACGAAAGAAGACTCTGGATCTGTAAACGTAGGTAAATTAGAGATGAGTACGCATACTGGTACTCATATTGATGCACCTTACCACTTTACAGATAGTGGCGAAAGAGTTGGAGGCTTGGACCTCGAATTATATGTAGGCAGAGCAATGGTTATTGACCTAACAAATAGGAAAGAGATAACGATTGAGAGCTTGAAAGAAAAACTTCAAGACGGTACGAAACGAGTTTTGTTTAAGACAGGATGCTGGAAAGATCGTTCCGTGTTCCCGGCTGAAATCGTCCCTTTATTACCAGAAGCTGTCCCATTTCTTAGTGAATGTGGAGTCGGGCTGGTCGGTGTGGATATGCCATCGGTAGATCCCTTAGATAGCAAAGAGTTAAGGGCTCATCATGCTCTTTATGAGCACAACATTCAAATATTAGAAGGTCTTGTGTTAGATGAAGTACCTGAAGGAGTATATGAACTCGTCGCTCTACCACTTGCCCTTGAAGAAGCAGACGGAAGCCCTGTAAGAGCTATACTTAGAGAAATAACCAAATAA
- a CDS encoding class II fumarate hydratase, giving the protein MDNFRIAKDTLGEVKVPKEAYYGAQTQRAVENFPISGIRLPFSFIKAQAIIKKSAAFANKECKALDDKKANAIMTAADEIINGEMRDQFVVDAYQAGAGTSQNMNMNEVLASRASELLGGEKADYSLIHPNDDVNMSQSTNDTIPTAIQISIAMELQATLYPALSRLIQVLKKKEIQFHEIIKAGRTHLQDAVPIRLGSEFKGYRGTLESVERTLKHSETFLYELGLGGNAVGTGINAHPDYAELAIKQIAQTTDLPFTQSKNTYAFMQNTNAAIRVSGHLKELAIHLIKISSDLRLLSSGPRTGFAEIMLPAVQPGSSIMPGKINPVILENLYMICSQVIGNDACVSTAAIGSQLEINAMMPVIGFNVLQSIKILSNGITIFTEKCLKDITANEENIQNWLEQSLSLVTALNPHIGYEKAAAVAKESFETGKTLKEVLESKKILSREEIDRILDPNSMI; this is encoded by the coding sequence TTGGATAACTTTCGAATTGCCAAAGATACATTGGGAGAAGTTAAAGTGCCTAAAGAGGCTTATTATGGAGCTCAAACTCAACGCGCGGTTGAAAATTTTCCGATCAGCGGTATTCGATTACCGTTCTCTTTTATAAAAGCACAAGCCATTATTAAAAAAAGCGCAGCATTCGCTAATAAAGAATGTAAGGCTTTAGATGATAAAAAAGCAAATGCCATAATGACTGCAGCTGATGAAATTATAAACGGCGAAATGAGAGATCAATTTGTTGTAGATGCCTACCAAGCAGGAGCTGGAACTTCACAAAATATGAACATGAATGAAGTTCTTGCTTCACGTGCTTCTGAGTTATTAGGTGGGGAGAAAGCAGATTATTCACTCATTCATCCAAACGACGATGTAAATATGTCACAATCCACCAACGATACGATTCCAACTGCCATTCAGATTTCTATTGCCATGGAACTTCAAGCAACGCTTTATCCAGCTCTTAGTCGATTGATTCAAGTTCTAAAGAAAAAGGAAATTCAATTCCACGAGATTATAAAGGCAGGAAGAACACACTTGCAGGATGCTGTTCCTATCCGTTTAGGAAGTGAGTTCAAAGGTTACAGAGGCACGTTAGAATCGGTAGAGCGTACGTTGAAACACTCGGAAACGTTTTTATATGAATTAGGATTAGGAGGAAATGCAGTAGGAACGGGAATCAATGCTCACCCCGATTATGCAGAACTCGCGATAAAACAGATCGCTCAGACAACAGACCTACCGTTTACACAGAGTAAGAATACATATGCCTTTATGCAAAACACGAATGCAGCTATACGTGTAAGCGGCCACTTAAAAGAACTAGCTATACACCTTATAAAGATATCAAGCGACCTTAGATTATTAAGCAGTGGTCCCCGAACGGGATTTGCTGAAATCATGCTTCCCGCTGTTCAGCCTGGATCATCGATCATGCCAGGTAAGATAAACCCCGTTATTTTAGAAAACTTGTATATGATCTGTTCACAAGTGATAGGTAATGACGCGTGTGTATCGACAGCTGCAATCGGAAGCCAGCTAGAGATTAATGCAATGATGCCTGTGATCGGCTTTAATGTGCTTCAATCGATTAAAATCTTAAGTAATGGTATCACCATTTTTACAGAAAAATGCTTAAAAGACATAACAGCTAATGAAGAGAATATACAAAATTGGCTCGAACAGAGTCTCTCACTTGTTACAGCCTTGAATCCTCACATCGGATATGAAAAAGCAGCAGCTGTAGCAAAGGAAAGTTTCGAGACAGGAAAGACGTTGAAGGAAGTACTGGAGTCTAAAAAAATCTTATCAAGAGAAGAAATAGATCGAATCTTAGACCCAAATTCAATGATTTAA
- the kynU gene encoding kynureninase — MRQITAQMVEQMDQNDELASFKKEFYTKDDSIYLDGNSLGLLSKRAEQSLLDVLNDWKEHGIDGWMGGKYPWFTLSEKLAEKLSLLVGAKEKEVIVTGSTTVNLHQMVATFFEPQEGRTKILADELTFPSDIYGLQSQLKLKGLNPDTDLIQVGSKNGLTLDEQDIIDKMTEDVALILLPSVLYRSGQLLDIERLTREAHKRNIPIGFDLCHSIGAIPHELSNWGVDFAFWCNYKYVNAGPGGVGGLYVNTKHFTKTPGLSGWFGSKKETQFDMDHHFDAENSAGGYQIGTPHMLSTAPLIGSLSIFEEAKIDRIRTKSLKLTSLLMDLLNQEIENEFTIVNPLDDTRRGGHVALMHNDAARICKALKQNGIVPDFRAPNIIRLAPVALYNSFQDVFEAVKILSKIMKNREYEKFENKREVIA, encoded by the coding sequence GGACTTCTATCTAAACGTGCAGAACAATCTTTGCTTGATGTATTAAATGACTGGAAAGAGCATGGAATAGACGGATGGATGGGTGGTAAGTATCCGTGGTTTACTCTTAGTGAAAAACTAGCAGAAAAGTTATCTTTACTCGTTGGAGCAAAAGAGAAAGAAGTCATTGTTACAGGTTCAACTACCGTAAATCTTCATCAAATGGTTGCCACTTTTTTCGAACCGCAAGAGGGAAGAACGAAGATTCTAGCAGATGAACTCACTTTTCCGTCTGATATATATGGGTTACAAAGTCAGTTGAAATTAAAGGGGTTAAATCCTGACACCGATTTGATTCAAGTAGGAAGCAAGAATGGATTAACGCTTGATGAACAAGACATTATTGATAAGATGACAGAAGATGTAGCTCTTATTTTACTTCCTTCTGTTCTCTATCGAAGTGGACAATTATTAGATATAGAACGTTTGACGCGTGAAGCTCACAAAAGGAATATACCGATCGGATTCGATCTTTGTCATTCGATCGGAGCTATTCCTCACGAACTGAGTAATTGGGGAGTTGATTTTGCTTTTTGGTGCAATTACAAATATGTAAACGCTGGACCAGGCGGAGTGGGCGGCTTATATGTGAATACGAAGCATTTTACGAAAACGCCTGGTCTTTCTGGCTGGTTTGGCAGCAAAAAAGAAACGCAGTTTGATATGGATCATCACTTTGATGCTGAGAATTCTGCGGGTGGGTACCAAATTGGAACGCCGCATATGTTGAGCACGGCACCATTGATCGGATCGTTATCTATTTTTGAAGAAGCCAAGATCGACCGAATTCGAACAAAATCTTTAAAGTTAACGTCGTTGCTCATGGATTTATTGAATCAAGAGATAGAAAATGAGTTTACGATTGTAAACCCACTAGATGATACTAGAAGAGGCGGACACGTAGCCCTTATGCACAATGACGCTGCGAGAATTTGCAAAGCGTTAAAACAAAACGGCATCGTTCCAGATTTTAGAGCGCCTAATATTATTCGTTTAGCTCCTGTTGCATTGTATAATTCTTTTCAAGATGTATTTGAGGCAGTCAAAATCTTAAGTAAGATCATGAAGAATCGGGAATATGAGAAATTTGAAAATAAAAGAGAAGTGATCGCATAA
- a CDS encoding sporulation protein YjcZ, whose translation MAFPYYPYYYPYAYGAYGYGGYGYGWVWAVVIIVFILILIFGGWWWWNTRD comes from the coding sequence ATGGCATTTCCATATTATCCTTACTATTACCCGTATGCTTACGGAGCTTACGGTTATGGCGGCTATGGTTACGGTTGGGTCTGGGCTGTAGTAATTATAGTGTTTATTCTCATCTTGATATTTGGTGGCTGGTGGTGGTGGAACACTAGAGATTAA
- the asnB gene encoding asparagine synthase (glutamine-hydrolyzing): MCGFIGYMLNTPETVEQKETEQLINMTNIITHRGPDDSGHFVDQYVRFGFRRLSIIDIESGKQPLSYEDDRYWIIFNGEIYNYVEIRKELEEKGYRFKTHSDTEVILALFSDRREKAFTELRGMFGFLIWDKEKKELYGARDRFGIKPFFYLEDEEGLYCASEKKSISVVKDKQVVDAEALHHYLTYQFVPEPMTLTKGIKKLEPGHYFVKKAGRPISIQSYWKPSFKPSNMTLEEAKKEIRSVMRDSVKVHMRSDVPVGAFLSGGIDSSAIVALASELHPSLKTFTVGFEREGFSEIDVAVQTAAALNVENIHYLVKPEQFINELPKIIWHMDDPVADPAAVPLYFVAREAAKHVTVVLSGEGADELFGGYNIYHEPHSLRHLSSLPKGVTKGLAAIASILPEGVKGKSFMQRGSMTIEERYIGNAKMFSENEKGKLLKEYRPAYNYKNVTKPLYDQASAFHDVHKMQYIDLHTWMRGDILVKADKMTMAHSLELRVPFLDKEVFEVASRLHPSLTVTNGTTKYALREAMNGIVPDSVLNRRKLGFPVPIRHWLKNEMYDWAKQLIKTSHTDQYLNKDVVLDLLEGHRSGRGDYSRKIWTVLMFMLWHQINIEKTYTFGEDLTAKHDQVLEMTVSSQ; encoded by the coding sequence ATGTGCGGATTTATTGGATATATGTTAAACACGCCTGAAACGGTAGAACAAAAAGAAACGGAACAATTAATCAATATGACAAATATCATTACTCATCGAGGTCCAGATGATAGTGGTCATTTTGTAGACCAATATGTGCGTTTCGGTTTCCGCCGTCTGAGTATCATTGATATTGAAAGTGGAAAACAACCCCTTTCATACGAAGATGACCGCTATTGGATTATCTTTAATGGTGAAATATATAATTATGTTGAAATAAGAAAAGAACTAGAAGAAAAAGGCTATCGATTTAAAACACACTCAGATACTGAAGTAATTCTTGCTCTTTTTAGTGATAGAAGAGAGAAGGCTTTTACAGAACTTCGAGGGATGTTTGGGTTTTTAATCTGGGATAAAGAAAAGAAAGAGCTTTATGGAGCTCGAGATCGATTTGGAATCAAACCTTTCTTTTATCTTGAAGATGAAGAAGGGTTATATTGTGCGTCCGAAAAGAAAAGTATTTCTGTGGTTAAGGATAAACAGGTAGTAGATGCTGAAGCCCTCCACCACTATCTGACATATCAATTCGTGCCAGAGCCAATGACTTTAACAAAAGGAATTAAAAAGCTTGAACCGGGACATTATTTTGTAAAAAAAGCAGGCAGACCTATTTCTATTCAATCGTATTGGAAGCCTAGTTTTAAACCTAGCAACATGACGCTTGAAGAAGCAAAAAAAGAAATCCGTTCCGTTATGCGCGATTCCGTAAAAGTTCACATGCGTTCTGACGTTCCGGTAGGGGCATTCTTGTCTGGCGGAATAGATTCGAGTGCCATCGTCGCTTTAGCGAGTGAGCTACATCCATCGCTAAAAACGTTTACGGTTGGATTTGAAAGAGAAGGATTCAGTGAAATAGATGTAGCTGTACAAACTGCGGCAGCATTAAATGTTGAGAATATCCACTATCTTGTTAAACCTGAACAATTTATTAATGAACTTCCTAAGATCATTTGGCATATGGATGATCCAGTAGCCGATCCTGCAGCTGTTCCCTTGTATTTTGTAGCGCGTGAAGCAGCTAAACACGTGACGGTTGTTCTTTCAGGTGAAGGTGCTGATGAGTTGTTTGGAGGATACAACATCTATCATGAGCCTCATTCATTAAGACATCTTTCTTCATTGCCAAAAGGCGTTACAAAAGGTCTAGCAGCTATTGCTAGCATCTTGCCGGAAGGTGTTAAAGGAAAAAGTTTCATGCAGCGTGGAAGCATGACCATTGAAGAACGGTATATTGGTAATGCGAAAATGTTCTCAGAGAATGAAAAAGGTAAGCTCTTAAAAGAATATCGTCCTGCTTACAACTACAAAAATGTAACAAAGCCATTATACGATCAAGCGAGTGCATTTCACGATGTTCATAAGATGCAATATATTGACCTGCATACATGGATGAGAGGCGATATCCTCGTTAAAGCGGATAAGATGACGATGGCTCATTCGCTCGAGCTGAGAGTTCCTTTCCTTGACAAAGAAGTATTTGAAGTTGCTTCCAGATTGCACCCTAGTCTTACAGTAACGAATGGAACAACAAAATACGCATTAAGAGAAGCGATGAACGGAATCGTTCCTGATTCTGTGCTGAATCGCCGTAAATTAGGATTCCCTGTCCCAATTAGACATTGGTTAAAGAATGAGATGTACGATTGGGCTAAACAACTCATCAAAACGAGCCATACTGATCAATACCTGAATAAAGATGTCGTACTGGATCTATTAGAAGGACATCGAAGTGGCAGAGGCGATTATAGCAGAAAAATATGGACGGTGCTCATGTTCATGTTGTGGCATCAAATAAATATTGAGAAAACATACACCTTTGGTGAAGACCTTACAGCAAAGCATGATCAAGTTCTTGAAATGACGGTCTCAAGTCAATAA
- a CDS encoding alpha/beta fold hydrolase: protein MALDEKHIYSPGYRINVNNVQIYYEYFDHEDPDAKVVVLVHGFLSSTVSFRKLLPYLTKSYKVVSLDLPGFGQSEKSTSFIYKLSNYGQLIIDFLDKLNIQNAILIGHSMGGQISMHAAKKSPKRIEKLILLGCCSYVKRASRSLIACSYLPLFTWGMRNWIQRKDVKENLLSVLHDSKLVTDEMIESYKKPISELAFTDSLIRLLRHREGDMCSQDLNQIQQPVLMLWGKEDKVMPVKTGYRLKHDLPNAELIIYEKCGHLLMEEKPQEICSEIKRFIEQGITQGTAFQQETS, encoded by the coding sequence ATGGCTCTTGATGAAAAGCATATTTATTCTCCAGGGTATCGAATTAATGTTAATAATGTTCAAATTTATTATGAATACTTCGATCATGAAGATCCGGATGCAAAAGTGGTAGTCCTGGTGCACGGGTTTTTGTCATCTACGGTAAGTTTCAGAAAACTGCTTCCTTACTTAACCAAATCCTATAAAGTTGTTTCCCTTGATCTCCCAGGGTTTGGGCAGAGTGAAAAATCAACGAGTTTCATCTACAAACTATCTAATTATGGTCAACTGATCATCGACTTCTTAGACAAATTAAACATTCAAAACGCGATACTGATCGGCCATTCTATGGGTGGCCAGATCTCTATGCATGCTGCAAAGAAATCCCCGAAAAGAATTGAAAAATTAATTCTTCTTGGCTGTTGTTCCTATGTAAAAAGAGCGAGCCGTTCATTAATTGCCTGCTCTTATCTACCGTTGTTTACCTGGGGGATGCGAAATTGGATACAAAGAAAAGATGTAAAAGAAAATTTACTTTCTGTTTTACATGATTCCAAGTTGGTTACGGATGAAATGATTGAAAGTTATAAGAAACCCATTAGCGAACTAGCCTTTACCGATTCTTTGATTCGATTGTTGCGCCATCGAGAAGGTGATATGTGCTCTCAGGATTTAAATCAAATTCAACAACCTGTTTTAATGCTTTGGGGTAAAGAGGATAAAGTGATGCCTGTAAAAACCGGTTATCGTTTAAAACATGATCTTCCAAATGCAGAACTGATCATCTATGAAAAATGTGGACATCTTCTAATGGAAGAAAAACCCCAGGAGATATGCAGTGAGATCAAACGTTTCATTGAACAAGGCATAACTCAAGGAACTGCGTTTCAACAAGAAACCTCTTAA
- a CDS encoding conserved virulence factor C family protein, translating to MKITGIEPTPSPNSMKINLSETLPGTERYNYTKDGAEGAPTFIQEILKVDGVKSIYHVADFIALERNSRAKWEDVLAGVRSVFGQEEESGYTAEQAQQEEEIKEIMVLVQMFRGLPMQIKLKTEQEERRVGLAERFAKAALEAQDSSDNLVMERQWEEQGVRYGTFEQVGIEVAEELSAVYPQERLDQLVKQAYSAESEQEVEVEALSTSEVAKQLRDADWQTRYAALERINPTLDDVMVLKQALKDEKPSIRRLAVVYLGMIEDEAVLPLLYLALQDKNVSVRRTAGDALSDLGNAKAIPVMCDALSDKNKLVRWRAARFLFEVGDETALPALKAAQEDPEFEVSLQVKIAIERIQSGEEAAGTVWQQMTKSREK from the coding sequence ATGAAAATTACTGGAATTGAACCAACTCCAAGTCCGAATTCAATGAAGATCAACTTGTCTGAAACACTGCCAGGAACTGAGCGTTATAACTATACGAAAGATGGGGCAGAAGGTGCTCCCACGTTCATTCAAGAAATACTTAAAGTGGATGGAGTTAAAAGCATCTATCACGTTGCAGACTTTATAGCCTTAGAACGAAATTCTCGTGCGAAATGGGAAGATGTATTGGCAGGCGTTCGATCTGTTTTCGGTCAAGAAGAAGAATCGGGTTATACAGCTGAACAAGCTCAACAAGAAGAAGAGATTAAGGAAATTATGGTTCTCGTTCAAATGTTTAGAGGTCTTCCCATGCAGATCAAACTTAAAACCGAGCAAGAAGAAAGAAGAGTGGGCCTTGCTGAACGTTTTGCTAAAGCTGCATTAGAGGCTCAAGATTCTTCCGATAACCTTGTTATGGAAAGACAATGGGAAGAACAAGGAGTTCGTTATGGTACGTTTGAACAAGTTGGCATTGAAGTTGCTGAAGAACTATCAGCTGTTTACCCGCAAGAACGTTTAGATCAATTAGTAAAACAAGCGTATAGCGCAGAATCTGAACAAGAGGTTGAAGTCGAAGCACTATCCACCTCTGAAGTAGCGAAACAGCTACGTGACGCCGATTGGCAGACACGTTATGCTGCATTAGAACGAATTAATCCAACCCTTGATGATGTTATGGTACTAAAGCAAGCATTAAAAGATGAAAAGCCTTCAATCAGACGTTTGGCTGTTGTTTACTTAGGAATGATTGAAGATGAAGCGGTGTTACCTCTTCTATACTTGGCTTTGCAAGATAAGAATGTATCGGTAAGACGTACAGCTGGTGATGCATTATCTGATCTAGGTAATGCAAAAGCAATACCCGTTATGTGTGATGCTTTATCAGACAAAAACAAACTTGTGAGATGGAGAGCGGCTCGCTTTTTATTTGAGGTGGGTGACGAGACAGCCCTTCCTGCATTAAAAGCTGCTCAAGAGGATCCGGAGTTTGAAGTATCTCTTCAAGTGAAAATTGCGATCGAACGTATCCAAAGCGGAGAAGAAGCGGCGGGTACAGTGTGGCAACAGATGACAAAGAGTCGTGAGAAGTAA